GCATCGGTGACGCTGCCGCCCGTGGACTCGTAGACCCAGGTCTCCGTCGCGCCGAGGTCGTTGCTGTACTCGAGGTAGCCCTTGAAGAAGGCGTTCTCGCGGCCGGTGATCACGCGCAGGGGCAAGGCGTCGGCGTAGTCGATCGCGTAGACCTGGCGGCCGATCCAGCCTTCCCAGTCGCGCTCGGTCCACGCGCCCGTCGGCTGGTCGAAGTAGTGGAAGCCCTCGTAGGTGCCGACGAAGACGCGGCTGCGCAGGGGATCGACGACCACTCGCGTGGCCTGGATGCCGTCCATGCCGACGTACTCCCAGTCCAGCGCCACGGCGGGGAGGCTCAGGGAGAGCAGCAGAAGCGTCAGGAAAGCGCGCGGCATGGGACACCTCCTGGGGGAAGAGTCCCTCCATTATAGCATGGGGACGGTTCAGCCGCGGCGCAGGATGCGCCCGGCGAGCGTCGAGAGCAGGTAGACGGCGCCGGCGAGCAGGATGATCGTCGCGCCGGCCGGCAGGTCGGGTCCGTAGCTCAGCGCGAGGCCGCCCGCGCAGATCAGCGCGCCGAGCAGCACGGCGATCCACATCATCCGGCTCAGCGAGCCCGCGAACTGGCCTGCCACCGCCGCCGGCAGCGTGAGCAGCGCGATGACGAGGATGAGCCCCACGACCTGAATGAGCAGCACCACCGTGACGGCGATCAGGCAGAGCAGGAGCAGGTAGAAGAAGGTCACGCGCACGCCGCGCAGGCGGGCGAACTCCTCGTCGAAGGCGACGGCGAGGAGCTGCTTGTAGAAGGCCGCCACGACGGCGACGAGCAGCAGGTCCAGGCCCACCATCAGGCGCAGGTGTCCCGCGGTCACCATCAGGATGTTGCCGAAGAGCGCGCTCATCAGGTCCACGTTGTAGCCCGGCGTGCGCGCGATGAAGAGAATGCCCACGGCCATCCCCACCGACCAGAGGGCGCCGATCAGGGTGTCCTCGCGCTCGCTGGCCTTCAGGCGCACGGCGCCGATCAAGAGGGCCGCGGCGAGCGCCGCGATCAGCGCGCCGACCAGGGGCGAGCCGCCGAGGTAGGCCGCCACGCCCATGCCGCCCAGCACCGCGTGCGCGATGCCACCGGCGAGGAAGGTGATCCGCTTGACGACCACGAAGGGCCCCATCACGCCGCAGCCGACGCTGGCGAGCAGGCCCGCCGCCAGCGCGTGCTGGAGGAAACCCTGGCTGGCGAGGGCGGCGAAGAAGTCCGGCATCAGCGCGGCCGCC
This bacterium DNA region includes the following protein-coding sequences:
- a CDS encoding metal ABC transporter permease; the encoded protein is MPDFFAALASQGFLQHALAAGLLASVGCGVMGPFVVVKRITFLAGGIAHAVLGGMGVAAYLGGSPLVGALIAALAAALLIGAVRLKASEREDTLIGALWSVGMAVGILFIARTPGYNVDLMSALFGNILMVTAGHLRLMVGLDLLLVAVVAAFYKQLLAVAFDEEFARLRGVRVTFFYLLLLCLIAVTVVLLIQVVGLILVIALLTLPAAVAGQFAGSLSRMMWIAVLLGALICAGGLALSYGPDLPAGATIILLAGAVYLLSTLAGRILRRG